A region of the Stieleria neptunia genome:
AGTCCATCGAGACGAAGAGCACCGCGTGCGGGGGCGGTTGATACGGCAGCGGGGCGGGGGCGTTGGCGCTAGGGTTGGCTGATCAGGCGGCGGAGCCCGGGCAGGAACTGACGCAGCGCGCGGGAGCGATGGCTGAGCGCCCGTTTGACGGTCAGGTCCAGTTCGGCGAACGTCTTGTGGTACTCGCGGATTTCGAACAGCGGGTCATACCCGAAGCCGCCGCTTCCCGACGGTTCGGTTCGGATCACTCCGCCACAGACGCCGCCGGCGGTGATTCGCACGTTGCCCTCGGGATCGGACAAGCAGACTTCACAGTGGTAGCGTGCGGTCCGCTTTTCCATCGGGACATCTGCCAATTCGCTCAACAGTTTTGCGTTGTTGGCTTCGTCGTCACCGTGGCGGCCGGCGTACCTGGCCGAGTAAACGCCGGGGGCACCGCGAAGTGCATCGACGGCCAACCCGCTGTCTTCGGCCAGCACCCAGCGGCCCAGGTGTTTGGCTTGTTCGGTCGCTTTGAGGGCGGCGTTTTCGGAGAACGTTTCGCCGGTTTCTTCGACGTCGATCGAATCAGGAATCTCAGCGAGCGAGTGCAAGCTGTAGTGTTCGGCCGGCAGCATCAGCCGCAACTCGATCAGCTTATTGGCGTTGTTGGTACCGAGGACAAGATCAAACATCACAATAACTTCATGACAAAAGTGGCGTAAGCTTCCAGCTTGCGATCCCATGAAGCGCAAGCTTCATTCGCGTAATCACATGAAGCGCAAGCTTCATTTGTGTAATCCCGTGAAACGCAAGCTGGAAGCTTACGCCACGGTAGCGTTACGACTTTTCGACGGCTTTGGCGAGCGCGTAGATTTCGTCGGCGTTGAGCACTTTGTCGTTCGATTCGAACAACGATTGAATCGCCGCGCGGTGCGTCTTCATCTTCAGTCCGCCGACGCCGATCGCCCCATAGCCGACCGCGGCGGAGTCTTCGCTGATCGGTTTGGCTTTGTCCATCACCGCGATGCCACCCAGGCCTGCCGGGGGCACGGCATTGAGGTCGATGGCCACCGCCAGATTTTTCGCCGCGATCAGATCGGATTTTTCGGCCAGTTGGATGCCGGCGGCGCCGCAGGCGATCACGATCCTGGCGGGGGCGAGGATGCTGCTGACTTGATCGGGTGATCGCGATTCGGCGGCCGACAATCGATCGGCGATCTTTTCATCGGCGTCGCGGGCGACTTGGTCGCAAGCGTCTTGGGCGCGCGCCAATGATCGGCTGGTCAGCGTGACCGATGCGCCGTCGCTGGCCAGTAACCGTGCGACACGTTGGCCCACCGGCCCGGTCCCGCCGAGGACCACGGCATGTGCTCCGGCCAATTCCAGGTGTCGTGCGGCGGCGACGACGGCGGCCGCGGCGGTCGTGTTGCAACCGTTGGCGTCCATCATCACCGAGACGCGAACGGGTCCGAAAAAGGCATCCGTCACGCATTGGAGCAGCGTTTCGGCGAGCGCGACATCGCTGCCACCGAGAAAGATGGCGGTGTGCTTGAGATCGTCGCCGCCACGGGTGAACATCGCACCGTGGACGAGTGGTTCGATCGAGGTCGCTTGGACGCCCGCGTAAGGGACCAAGTGATCGACGCCGGAATCAACGGCGACGACCGCGTCGAACGAGCTGGCTTGGGGGTCACAATCGAACTGAAACAGAATGCGTTTCGGCATGCGTTGCCCGGGGGTTGGGGAGGGTCGGCGATGCGAGGTCGCGTTGCGCGACCGTTCAGGAAGACGTCACTTTCTCGGCAGAGGTCGTGCGGTTCTTCAGTCGTTGAAAGGAAATGAATATCGCCACTCTCTCCCTGGGAGAGTCGAACGCAGCGAGCAGAGGGTTCTCTTTGCTGCTTGGGACACGACTCTGGCAGGTGAAGTAAAACTCGCGATTCACCGTTCGACCTCCCCTCGCTTCGCTCGACCCTCCTGCCAGGAGGGTTGCGAAGGAGTCTCTTCAGTTCCGCGTCGTGCTTTAGAAGTTGCCCTTGAAGGGGTGCGCGGCGGAATCTTTTTGCGCGATCATTTCTTGGGCCGAAGGTTTGCCGCCCATCGCGTTGGCCAGCGATTGCTTGACCGCTTCGTAGTTGTAGTTGTAGATCTTTTCGTCGTCGTCGGCTTCGGGGTGAATGAACACACCGCAGACACAGACCAAGTCTTCGGCTTGATCGGCGGGGATGACGCCTTCGGCGACCGAGTCGGCGACGGCTTTGGCGACGGCGGCTTGGGCAGGGCCAAACATTTGCACGACCTGCTTGAAGCCTTTCAACGTGACCTTGGTGATCATCACGGTCGACGGTTTGACGGCCACGTTGGGAGCCAGCACGGCCAACAGGTTCGTGTGACCTTCGCTTTGCGTGGACAGGGCGTTGGCGAATGCGGTGCCGACCGGACCGTCTTTGCTGCCGATCATCAAATCGATGTGTGCGACTTCGTTGCCATCGCCCACCAGGGCCTCACCAATGTAAAACTTCATTTCAGTGACCTGTTCAAAAGAAAGTTTGGTTCGAAGACCGGTGGGGAAACACATGTCCGTTGCCCCGCATGACGCTCCGGCAATCGGATCGCGGAGCGCCTGGGGTGGGTCTGGAGTCGGGGAAAAGCTAACAAACCATGACGCCGATGCAAACACCCGGTCAAATTCAAAATTCCCAGCCGCCCCGGCCGTCCGGTCGCGGTCGATCGCGGCGCGGTCCGATGGTGCTGGTGGGCGCTTCGGTCCGGGCGGCGGCGGAATCGGCCCGAATGGCCGGTTTTTCGCCAATCGCCGTGGACCACTACGGCGACCGCGAAACGCTGGCGGCGGCTCTGCGCTGGTATCGACTGGACGATTTTCTGGATTCCGGGCAACCGCGACCGCTCGATTGCACCGTCCCCGAACCGGCGCCGATTGCAATTGTCGGCGGGCTTCAGGGCGGTTACGGCTGGATCGGTCCGACCCGGCTGCCGTTTTTTGGGGCCTCGCCCGAGCAGTTTTTGACCTGTGACCGCCCCGAATTTTTGAGCGACTTGGCCGCCCGCGCGGCCGTGCGGTTCCCGGAAACACGCTGCAGCGGCGCCGCGATCCGCGGCTGGCTGGTCAAGCGTCGTGGCAGTTCCGGCGGTCTGGGCGTGTCCTACAGCGCGGGGGTGGGGGACATTCCCGAGAACACGATTTTGCAGCGGCCCGTCCGCGGCCGAATTTGCGGGGCAAGTTTTTTCGGCCTGGGAGATCGGGCGATCCTGTTGGGGGTGTGCCGGCTGTTGAAAAAACGAATCGGGCCGCATCCGTTCGTGTTCGCCGGGGCGGTCGGTCCGATCCCGTTGAACGCCGCGCTCGTTGAATCGCTCCGTCGACTCGGCAACGCGCTCTGTTGTGTCTCGCCGCTGCTGGGGCCCTTCAACATCGACGTGGTGCTGCATCACGATGCCGTCACGCTGTTGGAAGTCAATCCGCGTTGGAGCGCTTCGATGGAACTGGTCGAGCGGGCGTGGGGCGCGGCATGGGACGAACCGTGTTCGATGTTCGACGGATCGGCGGATTGGATTCGTCGTCTGGAACAGGTGCCGCCGGGTCGCGCCGACGCTCGGCCGTGGAACCACGCGTTTGTCAAACGCGTGTTGTTTGCGCGGTCCGATCGTAGGGTGGTCGCGGCCGACTTTGATCGGCAGGGCGGCGGTGCCGCCCACTGGGTGTGGAAAGACGTTCCCCAGCGGCCGACCGATGTCAGGCGTCACGAGCCGTTGGCGACGCTGATCGCGCCACTGCAACGCATGTCGCTTCGACAAGCATTTCGCGTTATGGTTTGATCATGAACGAACCGCAGACCGGCACGAGCCCCGAACCCTTGGATGTGATCGCCGTCGGATCGCATCCCGACGACGTCGAGGTCGCCTGTGGTGGAACGTTGGCCAAGTTGGCCGCAGCCGGGCATCGTGTCGGGATCGTCGATTTGACCGATGGAGAGCCGACGCCGTACAGCGACGGTCCGGAAGCGCGGATGCGGGAGGCCGATGCGGCAGCGGAAGTGTTGGGTGCGGTCGCTCGGATTCAATTGGACCTGCCCAATCGTCGGTTGTTTGATTGCTTCGAGCATCGGATCGAATTGGCCAAAGTCTTTCGTCGCTATCGGCCGCGCATCGTGATCGGTTTTGGCGACAAGACGCCGATGGCATCGCCGGATCATTTTCAAACGATGCTGATCACCGATGCCGCCGTCTTCTACAGTCGGCTGACCAAATGGGACGATTACTTTGACGGGTTGCCGGTCCACAAGATCCAGCGCCAGCTTTACTTTCGGCTGGCGATTGAGCCGATGACGTTGGCGGGTAATCCGTTTCACATCCTGGTCGACATCGGCGAGACGCTGGAACAGAAGATCGCTTCGATGCAGTGTTATCACAGTCAGTTCGCGCACAAGCACGCGATGGACGAGCGGATTCGGGCCGCGGCGGTGATGACCGGTTCGATCGCCGGTATCGCGGCGGCGGAAGCCTTCGCCGCGGCGCGGCCGTTTGCCGCCAAGGATCTGATCAGCGCCGTGGGGCTGTAGCGGCCCGGGCGCTGCGTTACGCCGTGAACGATTTTTTAGCGGCAGGGCGCGAGCCCTCCGGTGTTTGGGCAATGATGCGGAACCGGAGGGCTCGCGCCCTGCCGCTAACACCTTGTAAAACACAGGAAAGAAATCGTTCACGGCGTAGGACGCTGCGGGAGACGGCGATTCTTTTATTGCAGGATT
Encoded here:
- the rdgB gene encoding RdgB/HAM1 family non-canonical purine NTP pyrophosphatase, yielding MFDLVLGTNNANKLIELRLMLPAEHYSLHSLAEIPDSIDVEETGETFSENAALKATEQAKHLGRWVLAEDSGLAVDALRGAPGVYSARYAGRHGDDEANNAKLLSELADVPMEKRTARYHCEVCLSDPEGNVRITAGGVCGGVIRTEPSGSGGFGYDPLFEIREYHKTFAELDLTVKRALSHRSRALRQFLPGLRRLISQP
- a CDS encoding NADP-dependent methylenetetrahydromethanopterin/methylenetetrahydrofolate dehydrogenase; this encodes MPKRILFQFDCDPQASSFDAVVAVDSGVDHLVPYAGVQATSIEPLVHGAMFTRGGDDLKHTAIFLGGSDVALAETLLQCVTDAFFGPVRVSVMMDANGCNTTAAAAVVAAARHLELAGAHAVVLGGTGPVGQRVARLLASDGASVTLTSRSLARAQDACDQVARDADEKIADRLSAAESRSPDQVSSILAPARIVIACGAAGIQLAEKSDLIAAKNLAVAIDLNAVPPAGLGGIAVMDKAKPISEDSAAVGYGAIGVGGLKMKTHRAAIQSLFESNDKVLNADEIYALAKAVEKS
- the fae gene encoding formaldehyde-activating enzyme, producing the protein MKFYIGEALVGDGNEVAHIDLMIGSKDGPVGTAFANALSTQSEGHTNLLAVLAPNVAVKPSTVMITKVTLKGFKQVVQMFGPAQAAVAKAVADSVAEGVIPADQAEDLVCVCGVFIHPEADDDEKIYNYNYEAVKQSLANAMGGKPSAQEMIAQKDSAAHPFKGNF
- a CDS encoding ATP-grasp domain-containing protein, whose translation is MTPMQTPGQIQNSQPPRPSGRGRSRRGPMVLVGASVRAAAESARMAGFSPIAVDHYGDRETLAAALRWYRLDDFLDSGQPRPLDCTVPEPAPIAIVGGLQGGYGWIGPTRLPFFGASPEQFLTCDRPEFLSDLAARAAVRFPETRCSGAAIRGWLVKRRGSSGGLGVSYSAGVGDIPENTILQRPVRGRICGASFFGLGDRAILLGVCRLLKKRIGPHPFVFAGAVGPIPLNAALVESLRRLGNALCCVSPLLGPFNIDVVLHHDAVTLLEVNPRWSASMELVERAWGAAWDEPCSMFDGSADWIRRLEQVPPGRADARPWNHAFVKRVLFARSDRRVVAADFDRQGGGAAHWVWKDVPQRPTDVRRHEPLATLIAPLQRMSLRQAFRVMV
- a CDS encoding PIG-L family deacetylase, with the translated sequence MNEPQTGTSPEPLDVIAVGSHPDDVEVACGGTLAKLAAAGHRVGIVDLTDGEPTPYSDGPEARMREADAAAEVLGAVARIQLDLPNRRLFDCFEHRIELAKVFRRYRPRIVIGFGDKTPMASPDHFQTMLITDAAVFYSRLTKWDDYFDGLPVHKIQRQLYFRLAIEPMTLAGNPFHILVDIGETLEQKIASMQCYHSQFAHKHAMDERIRAAAVMTGSIAGIAAAEAFAAARPFAAKDLISAVGL